The Stratiformator vulcanicus genome has a segment encoding these proteins:
- a CDS encoding REP-associated tyrosine transposase, whose translation MASTRRSYNDPGHARELTFSCYQRLPMLNSERSRQWLGSAIDQARDRFHFELWAYVIMPEHVHLLVYPLNARHGIEVIRAAIKRPVAKNAVDWLSENDPEWLNRITVRKGIRSERRFWQKGAGYDRNVTSSKALQNIVNYIHMNPVRRGHVQRAVDWKWSSASFVSEQRPGPIEVDRILSEWWD comes from the coding sequence GTGGCCTCGACTCGCCGATCCTATAATGACCCCGGCCATGCCCGCGAGTTGACATTTTCTTGCTACCAGCGGCTCCCTATGCTGAACAGCGAGCGGAGCCGTCAATGGCTGGGCAGTGCAATTGATCAAGCGAGAGATCGATTCCACTTTGAACTTTGGGCCTATGTGATAATGCCCGAACATGTGCACCTGCTGGTGTACCCACTGAATGCACGACACGGTATCGAAGTAATCCGTGCTGCGATTAAGCGGCCTGTCGCAAAGAACGCCGTCGATTGGCTGTCGGAGAACGACCCGGAGTGGCTCAATCGCATCACAGTCCGAAAGGGCATTCGCTCGGAACGCCGGTTCTGGCAGAAGGGTGCCGGCTACGACCGGAACGTCACTTCATCGAAAGCACTGCAAAACATCGTAAATTACATCCACATGAATCCGGTCCGCCGGGGGCACGTACAACGAGCTGTCGACTGGAAGTGGTCGAGCGCGTCGTTCGTGTCGGAGCAACGGCCGGGACCTATTGAGGTTGATCGCATACTGTCGGAGTGGTGGGATTAG
- the glgB gene encoding 1,4-alpha-glucan branching protein GlgB, giving the protein MSHPLAQSGETRLRRGGQLRTVESKPLEETSSRLARFRAELDRLRRGSNASMYHWLGAHITEHNGTQGTRFAVWAPNAVEVSLIHNANGWTPGQDVLWGSDSGVWSGFIEGFGQGDAYKYAIRTQTGETLEKADPLAFYSERPPATASVAWDIDSYEWTDSDWMIRRASTNWLERPISVYEVHLASWKRPEDGSKYFNYRELAKQLVDYCHEMGFTHLELMPMTEYPFDGSWGYQATGYFAPTSRFGTPEDFMYFVDHCHRNGIGVIMDWVPAHFPTDAHSLARFDGTCLYEHSDPRKGFHPDWNTLIFNYGRNEVRDFLLSSARFWIDKYHIDGLRVDAVASMLYLDYSREDGEWIPNQFGGRENLEALQFLKDMNVELHGQFPGVLTIAEESTSWGGVSHPVYNGGLGFSIKWDMGWMNDTLHYIRREPIHRTHHQNELSFRMVYAFTENFMLPLSHDEVVHGKQSLLSQMPGDYWQKFANLRMMYGYQYTMPGKKLLFMGCEFGQWTEWNHDSELDWALLGHEKHDGLRLFIGDLNHFYKTHRALFEADFDPTGFSWIQADDAQNSTYAFVRTSSDGVEHIIVALNFTPVPRHDYRVGVPVSGFYKEVLNSDAKIYGGSNLGNQGGVYSEEVPCHGREHSIAVTLPPLSIVAFRPISAKPTPKAAASAVPTGRRKLSE; this is encoded by the coding sequence ATGTCCCACCCCTTGGCACAATCAGGAGAGACACGGTTGCGGCGCGGTGGCCAGTTGCGGACGGTAGAATCAAAGCCACTGGAAGAGACATCGTCGCGGCTGGCGCGATTTCGCGCTGAACTTGATCGACTCCGCCGAGGAAGCAACGCATCCATGTATCATTGGCTTGGCGCGCATATCACCGAACACAACGGAACACAGGGCACCCGGTTCGCCGTCTGGGCGCCGAATGCCGTCGAGGTCTCGCTCATCCACAATGCCAACGGGTGGACCCCGGGGCAGGACGTTCTGTGGGGAAGCGACTCGGGCGTGTGGTCCGGCTTCATTGAAGGTTTCGGGCAGGGGGATGCGTACAAGTACGCGATCCGCACCCAGACGGGCGAAACGCTCGAAAAGGCCGACCCCCTCGCGTTCTACAGCGAACGCCCGCCCGCAACCGCGAGCGTTGCCTGGGATATCGACAGCTACGAGTGGACCGATTCCGACTGGATGATCCGCCGCGCCAGCACCAATTGGCTGGAGCGACCGATCTCCGTTTATGAGGTGCATCTGGCTTCGTGGAAACGTCCCGAAGACGGGTCGAAATACTTCAACTACCGCGAACTCGCCAAGCAACTCGTCGATTACTGCCACGAGATGGGCTTCACCCACCTCGAACTGATGCCCATGACCGAATATCCATTCGACGGGTCATGGGGCTATCAGGCCACGGGGTACTTCGCGCCGACGAGCCGCTTCGGCACGCCCGAAGACTTCATGTACTTCGTCGATCATTGCCACCGCAACGGCATCGGCGTGATCATGGATTGGGTGCCGGCTCACTTTCCGACCGATGCGCACTCGCTGGCCCGGTTCGACGGCACCTGCCTGTATGAGCATTCCGACCCGCGCAAGGGCTTCCATCCCGACTGGAACACCCTGATCTTCAATTACGGGCGAAACGAAGTCCGCGATTTCCTGCTCTCAAGCGCCCGTTTCTGGATCGACAAGTATCACATCGACGGGCTCCGCGTGGATGCCGTCGCCTCGATGCTCTACCTCGACTATTCGCGCGAAGACGGCGAGTGGATTCCCAACCAGTTCGGAGGACGCGAAAACCTCGAAGCGCTCCAGTTCCTCAAAGACATGAACGTCGAACTGCACGGGCAGTTCCCCGGCGTATTGACGATCGCGGAGGAATCGACGTCGTGGGGTGGGGTGTCACACCCGGTCTACAACGGCGGCCTCGGGTTCAGCATCAAATGGGACATGGGGTGGATGAACGACACCCTGCATTACATCCGCCGCGAACCGATCCACCGGACGCACCATCAGAACGAGTTGTCGTTCCGCATGGTCTACGCCTTCACCGAGAACTTCATGCTGCCGCTCTCGCACGATGAAGTCGTGCACGGCAAGCAATCGCTGCTCTCGCAGATGCCCGGCGACTATTGGCAGAAGTTCGCCAACCTGCGGATGATGTACGGCTATCAGTACACGATGCCGGGTAAGAAACTGCTCTTCATGGGCTGCGAGTTCGGCCAGTGGACCGAGTGGAATCATGACTCGGAACTCGACTGGGCCCTGTTAGGGCACGAGAAGCATGACGGCCTGCGGCTGTTCATCGGCGACCTGAACCACTTCTATAAGACGCACCGCGCCCTGTTCGAAGCCGACTTCGATCCGACCGGCTTCAGTTGGATTCAAGCCGACGACGCTCAGAACAGCACCTACGCGTTCGTCCGCACCAGTTCGGACGGCGTCGAGCACATTATCGTCGCCCTGAACTTCACACCGGTGCCGCGGCACGACTACCGCGTCGGCGTGCCGGTCTCGGGCTTCTATAAAGAAGTTCTTAACAGCGACGCCAAAATCTACGGCGGCTCCAATTTGGGCAACCAGGGGGGCGTCTATAGTGAAGAAGTCCCCTGCCACGGGCGAGAGCACTCGATCGCCGTCACGCTGCCGCCACTGTCGATCGTGGCCTTCCGCCCGATCTCGGCCAAGCCAACCCCCAAAGCCGCCGCCTCCGCCGTCCCGACGGGGCGACGCAAGCTGAGTGAGTAG
- a CDS encoding cytochrome P450 — protein sequence MRSVAEENLPVTVGDLRDFPKDPIACMRALHEEHGAIAALQDEESGQRVTFVFSPEHNKTVLSDAKRFQSRFFTLRGSKRSSQRRVTSGLLSMNGDQHRRHRRMVKTPFSKPVLPDYQPAISGLVRELLDSWSVGDVRDIHHEMNSFMLRVTSAILFGLDDPDLAFETGHLIDEWVHKNHEVGVTAFIADTDISAQYDNLLDMAKQLEHNVTTMLQRRRQSKPGPDVLSLLIQARDAQGSISSEELIGHVALLFGAAHLTTAHSLTWTLLLLAQHPSVMADVFEEIDSGIDADLPTQEQTERLPLMEKAIKESMRCLPASSYSQRITAEPVELGPLTLGCGSPVVFSQYITHHRSDLFKAPDEFRPGRWEWISPGPYEYLPFGSGPRMCLGAGMAMTILKTTLPAILKKFRVSMVPGSRVDARVISTMLGPTTPVPMLLSEPDGKFEAQPISGTVLDLVDFHEMPTADEASQAA from the coding sequence ATGCGCAGTGTGGCCGAAGAAAACCTGCCGGTGACGGTCGGAGATCTGCGAGATTTCCCCAAAGACCCGATCGCCTGCATGCGGGCCCTCCATGAGGAACATGGTGCGATCGCCGCGCTGCAGGACGAGGAGTCCGGCCAGCGCGTCACGTTCGTGTTCAGCCCCGAACACAACAAGACGGTGCTATCGGATGCGAAGCGGTTCCAGTCGCGATTCTTCACGCTTCGCGGTTCGAAGCGGTCTTCTCAGCGGCGGGTGACATCGGGGCTGCTGTCGATGAACGGCGACCAGCATCGCCGACATCGCCGAATGGTTAAGACACCGTTCTCCAAGCCGGTCCTCCCCGACTATCAGCCCGCCATTTCAGGCCTGGTTCGGGAGCTTCTCGACTCGTGGTCAGTCGGTGACGTTCGCGACATCCACCACGAGATGAACTCGTTCATGCTGCGGGTGACCAGCGCGATTCTGTTCGGTCTCGACGACCCCGACCTCGCTTTCGAAACCGGCCACCTGATCGACGAATGGGTCCACAAGAACCACGAAGTCGGCGTGACCGCCTTTATCGCCGATACCGACATCAGTGCCCAATACGACAACCTGCTCGACATGGCCAAGCAGCTCGAGCACAACGTCACGACGATGCTCCAGCGGCGTCGGCAAAGTAAACCCGGCCCCGACGTGCTGAGCCTGCTCATTCAGGCCCGCGACGCCCAAGGGTCCATCAGCAGCGAGGAATTGATCGGCCACGTCGCCCTCCTCTTTGGCGCAGCCCACTTAACAACCGCCCATTCGCTGACATGGACGCTGCTGCTGCTCGCGCAGCACCCGTCGGTCATGGCGGACGTGTTCGAAGAAATTGATTCGGGCATCGACGCAGACTTACCCACGCAGGAACAGACCGAGCGCCTGCCGCTGATGGAGAAAGCGATCAAAGAGAGCATGCGGTGCCTGCCCGCCTCCTCATACTCGCAACGGATCACCGCAGAGCCGGTCGAACTCGGCCCGCTCACGCTCGGCTGCGGCTCGCCCGTCGTGTTCAGTCAGTACATCACCCATCATCGCAGCGATCTGTTCAAAGCCCCCGACGAATTTCGCCCCGGACGCTGGGAATGGATTTCACCGGGCCCATACGAGTACCTGCCGTTCGGCTCCGGACCGCGGATGTGCCTCGGGGCCGGAATGGCCATGACGATCTTGAAGACGACACTGCCGGCGATCCTGAAGAAATTTCGCGTTTCGATGGTCCCCGGCAGCAGGGTCGACGCTCGTGTCATCTCAACAATGCTCGGGCCGACGACGCCCGTCCCGATGCTTCTGTCCGAGCCGGACGGAAAGTTCGAGGCCCAACCGATCTCAGGGACAGTCCTCGACCTCGTCGATTTTCACGAGATGCCCACGGCGGACGAGGCCAGCCAAGCGGCGTGA
- a CDS encoding DUF898 domain-containing protein, whose translation MNFKTWKIIVTIGYGAIAVAMLFGIGASLRNAAIVPNPTWKVGYLFFALICVYGIVLAFRTAKRTRQLLDMKEEERKSDPRRKSDPKPDRKQKPESKSKPQPDSKADPKPKS comes from the coding sequence ATGAATTTCAAAACCTGGAAAATAATCGTCACGATCGGCTACGGCGCGATTGCGGTCGCGATGCTCTTCGGCATTGGTGCGTCGCTGCGCAATGCGGCGATTGTGCCGAATCCGACTTGGAAGGTCGGCTATCTGTTCTTTGCCCTCATCTGCGTCTACGGGATCGTGCTCGCCTTTCGCACGGCCAAACGCACGCGGCAATTGCTCGACATGAAGGAAGAAGAGCGAAAGTCCGATCCCCGGCGGAAATCTGACCCGAAGCCCGATCGGAAGCAAAAACCGGAATCGAAATCGAAGCCTCAGCCCGATTCGAAGGCGGACCCGAAGCCGAAATCATAG